The following coding sequences lie in one Cannabis sativa cultivar Pink pepper isolate KNU-18-1 chromosome 5, ASM2916894v1, whole genome shotgun sequence genomic window:
- the LOC133037851 gene encoding uncharacterized protein LOC133037851, translating to MEVALTSSSPQTSSAAVKAIPIASDSSKPNHSRYRKRRNICLCTCSVLSLLILVLVILALTVFKPKDPTTTVNTFSIKDLDLDIQPLRVDLNLTLGLDVSIKNKNKVGFKYKNCTAALNYRGQQVGSIDLPADEIPSDKTKRMNITLTIMVDRLLSETKFYSDVLAGLMPMNTYIKMSGKVKILGIFKIHVKTTSSCDFNVRISTRSITDESCTNKAKL from the coding sequence ATGGAAGTAGCACTGACATCATCGTCACCACAAACATCATCAGCAGCAGTCAAAGCCATCCCCATCGCTTCCGATTCATCCAAACCCAACCACTCCCGGTACCGGAAGCGGAGAAACATTTGCCTCTGCACTTGTTCCGTTCTCTCCCTACTAATCTTGGTATTGGTGATTTTAGCCTTGACAGTGTTTAAACCAAAGGACCCCACCACGACTGTCAACACCTTCTCCATAAAAGATCTGGATCTCGACATCCAACCGCTCAGAGTCGATCTCAATCTCACCCTCGGTTTAGATGTGTccataaaaaataagaataaggTTGGATTCAAGTACAAGAACTGTACCGCCGCCTTGAACTACAGGGGTCAACAGGTAGGCTCGATCGACCTTCCCGCCGACGAGATTCCTTCCGACAAGACGAAACGGATGAACATAACGCTGACTATCATGGTGGATCGACTCCTCTCGGAAACCAAGTTCTACTCCGATGTGCTCGCTGGATTGATGCCCATGAACACTTACATCAAGATGTCCGGCAAAGTTAAGATCCTCGGTATCTTCAAGATTCATGTCAAAACCACATCTTCATGCGATTTCAATGTGCGAATTTCGACTAGAAGTATTACCGATGAAAGCTGCACTAATAAggcaaaattataa
- the LOC115710892 gene encoding uncharacterized protein LOC115710892, with translation MAPELILPLAEHFPGRITYRGNGYFASIKAKFEAFNLTERVKETPFGVFWNASDLKFSGVIVHQLLLRKTKVTEVKNDEVWFYVGKTEARFGRSEFGLITGLKMSGGPSTEDLSTLCESDGASRDYLNNVKRVTFKTLWLAFESCDVADDVYKLGLCAFVEGVLLSRAEGVYIWTDMLKLVENVENFFEYPWGLLSYQKLLSSTTKSMSDLRKNYIDKVSTKDKMKKKGKTEKKITQPEAKYNVYGYAPALQYWAFEVMQDLGKKYGQCRGTRFPRMLNWSTLDSVTRHDVKQPGVAELFEKRMVVLQILYPRNWEVDYWKNNCEGEVPTVEMGLDEVEETQAGTQDSTAFETQAQRVAEYVKRSKIIPPSPPKETADASTSATVPPTSASVPPSSAPPNDSDYLLLAKRLEKVEAQQLGILTAQTEMKADFKRSQKEMKNLIMDQIATVISLLQKQPSEPTQPSGPAQQSDPTHPSDTAEPLQTVHPSPPTYDDDDDVYPEDWQPDVCDVPSTPANAIVISLGDTESQDVEELQGPPDGVEFCRLRQKRKPVFLNDYTAGKKKQRHGPVVVDTLKPADPRLLKFFQKWITYARDNGRPRDVHTGEATRSWFVKLMVLNEWLDDDQIDAMAHLLRRRQTLYPKVYTRKGVVLDTSAPQFFSIFWNMYEGDRSKMKWDEGVMSYVQGIPHRYLPCWENQDYIYFVLHLPKERHWVAVEVDIDNWEIIVYDSDIGATVEAAMESYLKPYSELFANLIRASGYFQYNNYVHPVELGDLSQLLPLHYRRATSEVAPQTKSSGNCGMYAMEHIEHLMLERSLEHVHDDNMLTFRHRWCVDLFYQNLTW, from the exons ATGGCTCCTGAACTTATTCTACCCTTGGCTGAGCATTTTCCAGGCCGTATCACGTACAGAGGAAATGGGTACTTTGCTTCTATAAAGGCTAAGTTTGAAGCCTTCAACTTGACTGAGAGGGTGAAGGAAACTCCCTTTGGAGTTTTTTGGAATGCCAGTGATTTGAAATTCTCTGGGGTGATTGTGCATCAACTTCTATTGAGGAAAACGAAAGTGACTGAGGTGAAAAATGATGAAGTCTGGTTTTACGTGGGTAAAACCGAAGCCAGATTTGGGCGGTCTGAGTTTGGTTTGATCACCGGACTAAAGATGAGCGGTGGCCCCTCAACAGAAGATTTGAGTACACTGTGTGAGTCGGACGGAGCATCGCGGGACTACCTCAATAATGTCAAACGGGTCACTTTCAAAACCCTTTGGCTAGCTTTTGAGTCCTGCGATGTGGCGGACGATGTGTACAAGTTGGGGTTGTGCGCATTTGTCGAGGGTGTTCTTCTATCAAGGGCTGAGGGTGTTTATATCTGGACGGATATGCTGAAGCTGGTAGAAAACGTTGAAAACTTCTTCGAGTATCCATGGGGCCTCCTTTCTTATCAGAAGTTATTGTCATCCACAACTAAGAGTATGAGTGACCTGAGGAAGAATTACATTGATAAGGTCTCTACTAAAgataagatgaagaagaaagggaagacGGAGAAAAAAATTACTCAACCGGAGGCAAAGTACAATGTCTATGGATATGCCCCGGCGCTGCAATACTGGGCCTTCGAGGTGATGCAAGATTTGGGGAAGAAGTATGGGCAGTGCAGAGGGACTAGATTCCCTCGAATGTTGAATTGGAGTACTCTCGATTCCGTTACGAGACATGATGTGAAGCAACCTGGCGTGGCTGAACTATTTGAGAAAAGG ATGGTTGTGCTTCAAATATTGTATCCTCGGAATTGGGAGGTCGACTACTGGAAGAACAATTGTGAGGGTGAGGTCCCCACAGTGGAAATGGGGTTAGATGAGGTCGAAGAAACACAAGCCGGGACGCAAGATTCGACCGCATTCGAGACCCAAGCCCAACGGGTGGCAGAATATGTTAAAAGGTCCAAAATTATTCCACCATCCCCACCCAAGGAAACAGCAGACGCCTCCACATCTGCCACTGTGCCCCCAACATCTGCGTCTGTGCCCCCAAGCTCTGCTCCACCTAATGACTCCGACTACCTCTTGTTGGCTAAGAGGTTGGAGAAGGTAGAAGCACAACAACTTGGGATTCTCACTGCCCAGACTGAGATGAAGGCTGACTTCAAGAGAAGTCAGAAAGAGATGAAGAATCTTATCATGGATCAAATTGCGACCGTGATAAGTTTGTTACAGAAGCAGCCTTCGGAGCCGACACAACCATCAGGGCCGGCACAACAATCAGACCCCACACATCCATCCGACACGGCAGAGCCATTACAGACGGTACATCCATCACCGCCGacatatgatgatgatgatgatgtctaCCCAGAAGATTGGCAACCTGACGTATGTGACGTTCCTTCTACTCCTGCAAACGCCATTGTCATTTCGCTGGGTGACACAGAATCTCAGGATGTGGAAGAGTTGCAGGGGCCACCAGATGGGGTGGAGTTCTGTAGGCTTAGGCAAAAGCGGAAGCCGGTTTTCTTGAATGACTACACAGCTGGGAAGAAGAAACAAAGACATGGGCCCGTGGTAGTAGACACACTGAAACCGGCGGACCCCCGGCTGTTAAAATTTTTCCAGAAATGGATTACTTATGCTAGGGACAATGGCCGTCCTAGGGATGTTCACACTGGCGAAGCCACTAGATCATGGTTCGTGAAGTTGATGGTGCTGAACGAATGGCTCGACGATGAT CAAATTGATGCCATGGCGCACTTATTGAGAAGAAGACAGACCCTGTACCCAAAAGTCTACACCCGAAAAGGTGTAGTTTTGGACACATCTGCTCCACAATTCTTTTCCATATTTTGGAATATGTATGAGGGTGACAGGAGCAAGATGAAATGGGATGAGGGCGTCATGAGTTACGTGCAGGGGATACCGCACAGATACTTGCCATGTTGGGAGAACCAGGATTACATATACTTCGTGTTGCACCTTCCGAAAGAGCGCCACTGGGTGGCAGTTGAGGTGGATATCGACAATTGGGAGATCATTGTATATGATTCTGATATCGGTGCCACCGTTGAGGCAGCCATGGAGTCATATTTGAAGCCTTACAGCGAGCTCTTTGCGAATCTAATTCGAGCTAGCGGTTATTTCCAATACAACAATTATGTACATCCGGTGGAGTTGGGCGATCTCAGTCAGCTCCTACCCCTGCATTATAGACGAGCTACCTCGGAGGTTGCACCACAAACGAAGAGCAG tggcaaTTGTGGAATGTATGCCATGGAGCACATTGAGCACTTGATGCTGGAGCGGTCGTTGGAGCATGTTCATGATGATAACATGCTCACCTTTAGACATAGGTGGTGTGTGGACCTATTTTACCAGAACTTAACGTGGTAG